The following proteins come from a genomic window of Heyndrickxia acidicola:
- the thiM gene encoding hydroxyethylthiazole kinase — protein MELNFISEALEKVRVQNPLVHNITNVVVTNWTANGLLAIGASPVMAYAAEEVADMAGISSALVLNIGTLNPVTVDAMILAGKAANKQGIPVIFDPVGAGATSYRTETAQRIMREVKLSVIRGNAAEIANVAGEAWEIKGVDAGNANGDVMKLAISTSKKHKITVVITGKTDVVTDGETTYTISNGDPLLTKVTGTGCLLTSVIGAFAGVEKNAVKAAAAALVVYGVAAEKAAHLAADRGPGSFQIEFLNQLSKVSADDIQEAGSFSKRQS, from the coding sequence ATGGAATTGAATTTTATAAGTGAAGCATTGGAAAAGGTGAGGGTTCAAAACCCTCTTGTACATAATATTACCAATGTCGTCGTAACGAACTGGACAGCAAACGGGCTGCTTGCTATTGGAGCATCTCCGGTGATGGCCTATGCTGCAGAAGAGGTTGCGGATATGGCTGGTATATCGAGTGCGCTCGTTTTAAACATCGGCACATTAAACCCTGTAACGGTAGATGCCATGATTTTGGCTGGGAAAGCAGCAAACAAACAAGGCATCCCGGTTATTTTTGATCCTGTCGGTGCAGGGGCTACATCTTATCGGACAGAAACAGCTCAAAGAATAATGAGAGAAGTAAAGCTTTCTGTAATCAGAGGAAATGCAGCTGAAATTGCCAATGTAGCAGGAGAGGCATGGGAAATCAAAGGAGTCGATGCAGGAAATGCAAACGGAGATGTGATGAAGCTCGCTATTTCAACGTCTAAAAAACACAAAATCACAGTCGTCATTACCGGAAAAACAGATGTGGTGACCGATGGAGAGACTACCTACACCATTTCGAACGGAGATCCTCTATTAACAAAGGTAACGGGAACAGGCTGTCTTTTAACATCGGTCATCGGCGCCTTCGCTGGTGTGGAGAAAAATGCAGTTAAAGCAGCTGCAGCTGCATTGGTGGTGTACGGAGTCGCGGCAGAGAAAGCTGCACACTTAGCTGCTGATAGGGGACCGGGCAGCTTCCAAATAGAATTTTTAAATCAATTATCAAAGGTTTCTGCAGACGATATTCAGGAAGCTGGGTCTTTTTCAAAAAGGCAGTCTTAA
- the thiD gene encoding bifunctional hydroxymethylpyrimidine kinase/phosphomethylpyrimidine kinase, translating to MKKALTIAGSDSGGGAGIQADLKTFSELGVYGMSALTAVTAQNTLGVQAVFPMEPAAVAKQIDSIGSDIGTDAVKTGMLFSADIIEAVAEKIKHYQWEKVVVDPVMIAKGGASLLQKQAIASLKRYLLPLSMIVTPNIPEAEVLTERAIRTMEDKKAAAERIIKLGAKHVILKGGHDENPEESEDLLYDGHTFTLFQSKRIQTKNTHGTGCTFSAALTAGLAQGLPVNHAVSRAKDFIQAAIQYDLGIGNGHGPTNHWAYREYALNKGSVNAQG from the coding sequence ATGAAAAAAGCATTAACCATTGCGGGATCAGACAGCGGCGGCGGTGCAGGAATTCAGGCAGATTTAAAAACGTTTTCGGAGCTTGGAGTATATGGAATGTCTGCTCTTACCGCTGTAACGGCTCAAAATACGCTAGGTGTTCAGGCGGTTTTTCCAATGGAGCCTGCAGCGGTTGCTAAACAAATCGATTCCATCGGGTCAGATATAGGAACGGATGCGGTTAAAACCGGAATGCTGTTCAGTGCCGATATTATTGAGGCGGTTGCGGAAAAAATTAAACACTATCAATGGGAAAAGGTTGTAGTCGATCCTGTCATGATAGCCAAGGGAGGGGCCTCACTCCTTCAAAAACAGGCAATTGCCTCCTTAAAGCGATACCTGCTGCCGCTTTCGATGATTGTAACGCCGAATATTCCTGAAGCAGAGGTTCTGACGGAAAGGGCCATTCGAACAATGGAAGATAAAAAGGCAGCTGCCGAGCGAATCATTAAGCTTGGAGCAAAGCATGTCATCCTGAAGGGCGGACACGATGAAAATCCCGAGGAATCAGAGGATCTCCTTTACGACGGCCACACGTTCACTCTTTTTCAAAGCAAACGAATCCAGACAAAAAATACTCATGGAACAGGGTGTACGTTTTCAGCAGCCTTGACTGCAGGGCTTGCGCAGGGGCTGCCTGTTAATCATGCTGTTTCAAGAGCCAAGGATTTTATTCAGGCTGCTATTCAATATGATCTTGGGATTGGAAACGGTCATGGACCAACCAACCATTGGGCTTACCGGGAGTATGCTTTAAATAAAGGGTCTGTTAATGCTCAAGGTTGA
- the thiE gene encoding thiamine phosphate synthase — protein MISRMDRETIKQALKVYFIMGSTNCLASDPGKILKEAINGGITLFQFREKGLNALAGKEKRSLAMRLQSICKEHGIPFIINDDIELAIELEADGVHIGQEDEPAEAVRAKIGDRILGVSVHSLEEAEAAQRAGADYFGIGPVFATVTKEDAKPERGTVLIEMLREKGFQVPIVGIGGIHAGNAASVIEAGADGVSVITAISTAKDAAAAAAELKKSVGV, from the coding sequence ATGATTAGTCGGATGGATAGAGAGACCATTAAGCAGGCTTTAAAGGTTTATTTTATTATGGGAAGCACGAATTGTCTTGCATCTGATCCCGGCAAGATCCTTAAAGAAGCCATAAACGGAGGTATCACCTTATTTCAATTCAGGGAAAAAGGCTTGAATGCATTGGCAGGAAAGGAAAAACGTTCTCTTGCTATGCGCCTTCAATCTATATGCAAAGAGCATGGCATTCCTTTCATTATCAATGATGATATTGAATTGGCCATTGAATTAGAGGCAGATGGGGTGCACATTGGCCAGGAGGATGAGCCCGCAGAAGCAGTCCGTGCCAAGATTGGAGACCGTATCCTTGGCGTTTCTGTCCACTCTCTTGAAGAGGCTGAGGCTGCCCAGCGAGCCGGCGCTGATTACTTTGGAATTGGACCGGTTTTTGCTACGGTAACAAAGGAGGATGCTAAGCCTGAGAGAGGGACCGTCTTGATTGAGATGCTTCGTGAAAAAGGCTTTCAAGTTCCAATCGTGGGAATCGGGGGCATTCATGCGGGAAATGCAGCCTCTGTGATCGAGGCAGGCGCAGACGGTGTTTCTGTCATCACAGCGATCAGCACAGCAAAGGATGCAGCTGCTGCCGCAGCTGAATTGAAAAAAAGTGTAGGGGTATAA
- a CDS encoding anti-repressor SinI family protein gives MKIVLDKDWIELLADAKAMGLTKEEVLDFLRRENQKKEE, from the coding sequence TTGAAAATTGTTTTGGACAAGGACTGGATTGAATTACTAGCTGATGCAAAAGCCATGGGTCTCACGAAAGAAGAGGTATTGGACTTTTTACGCAGGGAAAACCAGAAAAAGGAAGAATGA
- a CDS encoding M42 family metallopeptidase produces the protein MIELVKTLTSLNGPCGYEHEVAYFIKDYLEGKADEAVIDSIGNVIARKKGTKPGPTVLVTAHMDEVGFIVKKIEGNGLLRFEKLGGHDDRILLAKPVKVLGENGIVDGVIGTMSAHYVKFDDPSKVRKHSQLYVDIGASSKAEVQELGIEVGTPITWGTEWKMTGPKRKEVIISKALDDRAGCAVLLQLLNELQGEDFAGELIFLFAVQEEVGLRGAQTAAASLEADAAIAVDTTAVSDTPEETMDQSLRLGDGTGIKVMDFSLIVHKTIKNLLVQAAKTNGIPYQLEVFPGIGTDGGAVALSNKGIPTGVLSIPSRYAHSPVEMVSVTDLTATKDLLKAFVLELDQTASFAF, from the coding sequence ATGATTGAGCTGGTAAAAACTCTAACAAGCCTAAATGGACCATGCGGCTATGAACATGAGGTAGCCTATTTTATCAAGGACTATCTTGAAGGGAAAGCAGATGAGGCGGTTATTGATTCGATTGGAAATGTGATTGCACGGAAAAAGGGGACAAAACCTGGACCGACTGTGCTTGTAACGGCCCATATGGATGAAGTGGGATTTATTGTAAAGAAAATTGAAGGAAATGGGCTTCTTCGTTTTGAAAAGCTTGGAGGACATGACGACAGGATTTTACTGGCAAAGCCGGTTAAGGTGCTTGGAGAGAATGGCATAGTGGATGGTGTGATAGGGACAATGTCTGCCCACTATGTGAAATTTGATGACCCATCCAAGGTCCGCAAGCATTCCCAGCTTTATGTGGATATCGGTGCCAGCTCGAAAGCAGAGGTACAGGAACTTGGCATAGAAGTTGGAACGCCCATCACATGGGGAACTGAGTGGAAGATGACGGGTCCAAAAAGAAAAGAAGTCATCATTTCGAAAGCCTTGGATGATCGTGCGGGCTGTGCTGTACTTTTGCAATTGCTGAATGAACTGCAGGGAGAGGACTTTGCAGGGGAACTGATCTTTTTGTTTGCCGTACAGGAGGAAGTGGGACTAAGGGGTGCCCAGACGGCTGCCGCTAGCTTAGAAGCTGATGCTGCCATTGCAGTGGATACTACAGCTGTCAGCGATACGCCTGAAGAAACGATGGATCAGAGCCTTCGTCTTGGAGATGGTACGGGCATCAAGGTGATGGATTTTAGTTTAATTGTACATAAAACGATAAAAAATCTACTGGTACAAGCTGCTAAAACAAACGGAATTCCCTACCAATTAGAAGTGTTTCCAGGCATAGGTACAGATGGAGGGGCAGTAGCACTTTCCAATAAAGGAATCCCGACCGGTGTTTTATCCATTCCTTCCCGCTATGCACATTCACCTGTTGAAATGGTCAGCGTGACAGACCTTACAGCCACCAAGGACTTGTTAAAAGCGTTTGTCCTGGAATTAGACCAGACTGCAAGCTTTGCTTTCTAA
- a CDS encoding acyl-CoA thioesterase: protein MHVASIEIQVSYADTDMMGVIYHANYIKWLELGRTQLIEDAGFDYLEMERAGFYAPIYNLEITYKKSLKLGDKVVVKTWVDKNQGLKTVYGFEVVNGEGEVCAEGTTTHIVVRKEDFKPIQFKKAFPEWFQKYEEIKKQ, encoded by the coding sequence ATGCATGTAGCTTCAATTGAAATTCAAGTTTCTTATGCGGATACCGATATGATGGGAGTCATTTACCATGCTAATTATATTAAGTGGCTGGAGCTTGGCAGGACACAATTAATTGAGGATGCAGGCTTTGACTACCTGGAAATGGAGAGGGCAGGCTTTTATGCTCCTATCTACAATTTAGAAATTACATACAAAAAGTCACTCAAGCTTGGAGATAAGGTTGTTGTTAAGACTTGGGTGGACAAGAACCAGGGGCTGAAAACGGTGTATGGCTTTGAAGTGGTGAATGGAGAGGGCGAGGTTTGTGCAGAAGGAACCACCACTCATATTGTGGTGAGAAAAGAGGACTTCAAGCCCATTCAGTTTAAAAAAGCATTCCCTGAATGGTTTCAGAAATATGAAGAAATAAAGAAGCAGTGA
- a CDS encoding glutathionylspermidine synthase family protein, protein MMLNEQEYMKKWIALNQKMAEEHFTWGTAELEDDYEQYMSFHLYKMGRKQWNDIQEATKKIGHIVNKAYHEIFSSETLKSRLGIPAEAWDTLSILSRYFSYFSRLDLVVNHGDIKLIEVNSDTPTGYLETSTANRIICEDQGYSSPNHLESAIFKAWRKIEYEYQITSQDTVYFTSYGWHDEDRETVLFNMRNSGLARTRYIPLEEIIVSETGIYDGDGERIDYLYRLYPLEYLPDDKDPNGKNIGNLLLDHIANGRVKIINPPSAFMMQSKAVMGIIWELASQEGIFTEAEKNDIQQYFLPTFFSNEPFRGLNLPYVEKPIFGREGGGVVIFDRMRKVVDEDPEHWYSEWPKIYQEYKEMPDYTLDTWTGPYTGKLLVGSFLIGGEPSGLFLRVGEKITGNLSMFCGITVTED, encoded by the coding sequence ATGATGCTGAATGAACAAGAGTATATGAAAAAATGGATTGCGCTAAATCAGAAAATGGCAGAAGAACATTTTACATGGGGAACAGCGGAGCTTGAAGATGACTATGAACAATATATGTCGTTTCATCTATATAAAATGGGCAGGAAGCAATGGAATGACATCCAGGAAGCGACAAAGAAAATTGGACACATAGTGAACAAAGCCTATCATGAAATATTCAGCAGTGAAACTTTAAAAAGCAGATTAGGGATACCGGCAGAGGCCTGGGATACGTTAAGCATTCTTAGCCGTTATTTCAGCTATTTTTCCCGCCTCGACTTGGTGGTGAATCATGGCGACATTAAACTAATTGAAGTGAACAGTGACACGCCAACCGGTTATTTAGAGACTTCCACAGCCAATAGAATTATTTGTGAAGACCAAGGCTATTCATCACCCAATCATTTGGAGTCAGCTATTTTTAAGGCATGGAGAAAGATTGAATACGAGTATCAAATAACCTCTCAGGATACTGTTTATTTTACATCCTACGGCTGGCATGATGAAGATCGGGAAACCGTCCTGTTTAATATGAGAAATAGCGGACTCGCTCGTACCCGATATATTCCTCTTGAAGAGATTATCGTTTCAGAAACGGGAATATATGATGGAGATGGAGAACGAATTGATTATTTGTACCGGCTGTATCCGCTGGAATATCTTCCGGATGATAAAGATCCAAACGGCAAAAACATTGGGAACCTGTTATTGGACCATATTGCGAATGGGCGTGTGAAAATTATTAATCCTCCATCGGCTTTTATGATGCAGTCCAAAGCCGTTATGGGCATCATTTGGGAGCTGGCATCCCAAGAAGGAATCTTTACCGAAGCTGAAAAGAATGATATTCAGCAATACTTTTTGCCGACCTTCTTTTCAAATGAACCATTTAGAGGACTGAACCTTCCTTATGTGGAAAAGCCGATTTTCGGCAGAGAAGGCGGCGGGGTAGTTATTTTTGACAGGATGCGAAAGGTTGTGGATGAGGATCCGGAACATTGGTATAGCGAATGGCCAAAAATTTACCAGGAATATAAAGAAATGCCTGATTATACACTCGATACCTGGACCGGACCTTATACCGGCAAGCTTCTTGTCGGATCTTTTTTAATAGGCGGTGAGCCAAGCGGGTTGTTTTTACGAGTAGGAGAAAAAATTACTGGCAACCTCTCTATGTTTTGCGGGATTACGGTCACAGAGGATTAG
- a CDS encoding M20 family metallopeptidase, which yields MNPLHQLLKDLVSIDSSTKEGANEAVQFCYEWLKEKGLDPQILTNNGYRMLVCETGQGEKTIVLNGHVDVVSGNKDQFTPYEKEGRLYGRGSADMKAGVAAMMAALEELRSESLFCKVQLQIVSDEEIGGINCSSFLVENGFTGDFVICGEPTQLGIGLQAKGILQLDIEVEGESAHGSRPWEGKNAIVKAYELYQQILSLPFTKDSSEFYLSPSINLAKISGGTVYNKVPDLCTMSLDIRFLPQQSKEEILKQIQNITDARIHIHHTGEPVKTRKEDPYVQALIKVLSKKLEKAPDVFGQHGAADALYFAKKGIPAIEFGPAGAAWHGDLEYVELQSVEAYKNILKEYVFALTH from the coding sequence ATGAACCCTTTACACCAGCTTTTAAAGGATCTTGTAAGCATTGATAGTTCTACGAAGGAAGGAGCCAACGAGGCTGTTCAATTTTGCTATGAGTGGCTGAAGGAGAAAGGCTTGGATCCTCAAATCTTGACTAATAACGGATATCGAATGCTCGTGTGTGAAACAGGTCAGGGAGAGAAGACGATTGTATTAAATGGGCACGTGGATGTAGTGAGTGGAAATAAGGACCAGTTCACTCCTTATGAAAAAGAAGGCAGGCTGTATGGAAGGGGTTCTGCGGATATGAAAGCAGGAGTGGCAGCTATGATGGCTGCCCTGGAAGAGCTGAGAAGCGAATCTCTTTTCTGCAAGGTTCAGCTGCAAATTGTATCAGATGAGGAAATAGGCGGGATAAACTGTTCAAGTTTTCTCGTGGAAAATGGGTTCACAGGTGACTTTGTGATTTGCGGTGAGCCAACCCAGCTAGGGATTGGTTTGCAGGCAAAGGGGATTCTCCAGCTGGATATTGAGGTAGAAGGGGAATCCGCTCATGGCAGCCGCCCATGGGAAGGGAAAAATGCGATTGTGAAAGCGTACGAGCTGTATCAGCAAATTCTTTCATTGCCTTTTACAAAGGATTCGTCTGAGTTCTATTTATCACCTTCTATTAATCTTGCAAAAATATCCGGGGGAACCGTTTATAATAAGGTGCCGGACCTTTGTACCATGTCGCTGGATATTCGCTTTCTGCCCCAGCAGAGCAAGGAAGAGATTTTGAAACAAATTCAGAATATAACGGATGCCCGAATTCATATACATCATACGGGAGAGCCAGTGAAAACGCGAAAAGAGGATCCATATGTACAAGCGCTGATCAAGGTACTCAGCAAAAAGCTCGAAAAAGCTCCAGATGTTTTTGGGCAGCACGGTGCAGCGGATGCCCTCTATTTTGCGAAAAAAGGCATCCCGGCTATTGAATTTGGGCCTGCCGGGGCTGCGTGGCATGGTGATCTTGAATATGTGGAGCTGCAGTCCGTAGAAGCCTACAAAAACATCTTGAAGGAATATGTTTTTGCATTAACGCATTAA
- a CDS encoding aminoglycoside adenylyltransferase domain-containing protein, with protein MGKLPEEAEAIVREYVMLMEEAFPSQLEGLYIHGSIALDAYVPGLSDVDFIAITRKRLTERESRIISGIHQKLANKWSAPEMDGCYITWEDIGRTSPVKDVLYFHFNGGRVQEGAHFNSITWWILRHYGIKIAGPEPMELNLEVEAQNLVSYVLENMNTYWTRRIQMLEYLIHSGILPPEDEIHSEIEWSVLGMLRQFYTIKEHGIVSKLDAGRYALHHIPEEWHPIIYEAVRIRKGGKEESLFHSNEKRAAAAVSFMKYLLVYSNKLFVEDHRGSIR; from the coding sequence ATGGGGAAATTGCCAGAAGAGGCGGAAGCAATTGTCAGAGAGTACGTGATGTTAATGGAGGAGGCTTTTCCTTCTCAGCTGGAAGGACTGTACATTCACGGATCCATAGCGCTTGATGCTTATGTTCCGGGATTGAGCGATGTTGATTTTATTGCGATTACTAGAAAACGGCTCACAGAGAGAGAAAGCAGAATTATATCCGGTATCCATCAAAAGCTTGCGAATAAGTGGTCTGCTCCTGAGATGGACGGCTGTTATATCACTTGGGAGGATATCGGCAGGACAAGCCCTGTCAAAGATGTTTTATATTTTCACTTTAATGGGGGAAGGGTACAGGAAGGTGCACACTTTAATTCGATAACGTGGTGGATTCTCCGCCATTATGGAATCAAAATTGCCGGACCAGAGCCCATGGAATTAAATCTTGAGGTGGAGGCCCAGAATCTTGTTTCCTATGTCTTGGAAAATATGAATACGTATTGGACAAGGCGCATCCAAATGCTCGAGTACTTGATCCATTCAGGCATTTTGCCGCCAGAGGACGAGATTCATAGCGAAATAGAGTGGTCTGTACTGGGGATGCTTCGACAATTCTACACGATAAAAGAGCACGGAATTGTTTCAAAGCTGGATGCAGGAAGGTATGCGCTGCATCATATACCGGAAGAATGGCACCCCATTATTTACGAAGCGGTCCGTATCAGGAAGGGAGGAAAGGAGGAAAGCCTTTTTCATTCCAATGAAAAAAGGGCAGCTGCAGCCGTCTCATTCATGAAATATCTGCTTGTTTACAGCAACAAGCTTTTTGTGGAAGACCATCGTGGAAGCATCCGGTAA
- a CDS encoding MalY/PatB family protein, whose amino-acid sequence MNYDFNESINRLNTASIKWDEVENLFGAADILPMWVADMDFRCPQPVVDALKNRVEQGIYGYTTRPASYFDAVIHWMKKRHKWDIEKDWICHAPGVVPALGFIVQAYTNPGDKIIIQPPVYQPFTNVITQNGREVLENPLLFDNGTYKMDYDDLETKAKSGAKMIILSSPHNPVGRVWTKEELTRLGEICIQNNVLVVSDEIHFDLVYKGHIHTPFASIFKEFAMNSIICTAPSKTFNLAGIKASNIIIPNPDLRETYTAKLNQLFLNSSSTFGIAATEAAYRFGDEWLDQLLDYLQGSRDFLLDYTEKHLNGIKAVKPEGTYLVWLDCRELGMDAKALEAFMQKEAKVAFNEGYIFGSGGEGFTRVNIACPRSVLEEGLRRIAEALRKMRGSGT is encoded by the coding sequence ATGAACTATGACTTTAATGAAAGCATAAACCGTTTGAACACAGCATCTATTAAGTGGGATGAGGTTGAAAACCTATTTGGGGCAGCTGATATCCTTCCAATGTGGGTTGCCGATATGGATTTCAGATGTCCTCAGCCGGTTGTTGACGCCTTGAAAAACCGTGTTGAACAAGGCATTTATGGGTATACAACCCGTCCTGCCTCTTATTTTGATGCCGTTATCCATTGGATGAAAAAGCGTCATAAGTGGGACATTGAGAAGGATTGGATATGCCATGCACCTGGCGTTGTACCTGCTTTAGGCTTTATCGTTCAAGCCTATACAAACCCGGGAGACAAGATTATCATCCAGCCGCCCGTCTATCAGCCTTTTACAAATGTCATTACTCAAAATGGCCGTGAGGTGTTGGAGAATCCCCTTTTGTTCGATAACGGTACTTATAAAATGGATTATGACGACCTGGAAACCAAAGCGAAAAGCGGTGCAAAAATGATTATTCTTTCCAGTCCCCACAATCCTGTTGGGCGAGTGTGGACAAAAGAGGAGCTGACAAGGCTTGGTGAGATTTGTATACAGAACAATGTCCTTGTGGTCTCAGATGAAATCCATTTTGACTTGGTTTATAAAGGCCATATACATACACCGTTTGCCTCGATTTTCAAGGAATTTGCCATGAATTCCATAATCTGTACGGCTCCAAGCAAAACCTTTAACCTGGCCGGAATAAAAGCCTCCAATATTATCATTCCGAATCCTGATTTGAGGGAAACCTACACTGCAAAGCTTAATCAGCTTTTCTTAAACTCTTCCAGCACGTTTGGCATTGCAGCAACGGAAGCTGCCTACCGCTTTGGGGACGAATGGCTCGATCAGCTCCTTGACTATCTTCAGGGCAGCCGTGATTTTTTACTCGACTACACAGAGAAGCACTTAAACGGCATTAAGGCCGTGAAACCTGAAGGCACCTATCTTGTCTGGCTGGATTGCCGCGAGCTCGGAATGGATGCAAAAGCCCTTGAAGCCTTTATGCAAAAAGAAGCTAAGGTTGCTTTTAACGAGGGGTATATATTCGGATCCGGCGGTGAGGGCTTTACCCGCGTGAACATTGCCTGTCCCCGTTCTGTGCTCGAAGAAGGGTTACGGAGAATTGCAGAAGCCCTAAGGAAGATGCGAGGATCGGGAACTTAA
- a CDS encoding sensor histidine kinase, with translation MELQLASTQFNHVPFGYFLLNKQLEVVSLSEYSLTHFPSVRSFTDIVDSECHKKVIRFLLEAPSIRTIEANLRTHESPLSLHDLHCYDEKDYIHLFCINKEKQIRGLTKWMDYIHHTMSLSHYDFTPDTWTDQDNLASNMKGMDQINRVTSDIINEIRNPLTTAKGFIQLIRPHLHKTGKGSFADVAIEEIERADSLLHEIDYFSSSLKPLKETAVLSKLLNETLHEVKREGFLQHGSLSIEHKDEDILLPIDKKQIKHALIHLIKNACEAVSDSECANGQITVYYYKVKEFAHILVQDNGTGMAEEIMQDIFNPFYPTKEKRAGLGLAISKKIVQAHGGSIQIVSSSKWGTTATLKLPI, from the coding sequence ATGGAATTGCAGCTTGCCAGCACTCAATTTAATCACGTACCCTTTGGCTATTTTTTATTGAACAAACAATTAGAAGTTGTGTCTTTATCTGAATATTCCTTGACCCATTTTCCATCTGTTCGCAGCTTTACAGACATTGTAGACAGCGAATGCCATAAAAAAGTGATTCGATTCCTTTTAGAAGCCCCATCCATCCGTACCATAGAAGCAAACCTCCGGACACACGAATCACCCCTTTCGCTGCATGACCTTCATTGTTACGATGAAAAAGACTACATCCATCTTTTCTGTATTAACAAAGAGAAACAGATACGAGGATTAACTAAGTGGATGGACTATATTCATCATACCATGTCTCTTTCCCATTATGACTTCACGCCAGATACATGGACAGACCAAGACAACCTTGCATCCAACATGAAGGGCATGGATCAGATCAACAGGGTGACATCTGACATTATTAATGAAATTCGCAATCCCCTTACCACCGCTAAAGGCTTTATCCAATTAATCCGCCCGCATTTACATAAGACCGGAAAAGGATCCTTTGCAGATGTGGCGATTGAGGAAATCGAGCGTGCTGACAGCCTGCTGCATGAAATCGATTATTTTTCCTCCTCTTTAAAGCCTTTAAAGGAGACAGCAGTGTTATCAAAACTATTGAATGAGACCCTCCATGAAGTAAAAAGGGAAGGGTTCCTTCAGCATGGCAGCCTCTCCATTGAACATAAAGATGAAGATATCCTTTTACCTATTGATAAAAAGCAAATAAAACATGCCCTCATCCATCTGATTAAAAACGCCTGTGAAGCCGTTTCTGACTCGGAGTGCGCTAATGGTCAAATTACTGTTTATTATTACAAAGTGAAGGAATTTGCCCATATTTTGGTCCAAGACAATGGAACTGGCATGGCAGAGGAGATCATGCAGGACATTTTCAATCCCTTCTATCCTACAAAGGAAAAAAGGGCTGGATTGGGTCTGGCCATATCCAAAAAAATAGTTCAGGCACATGGAGGCAGCATTCAAATCGTAAGCTCTTCTAAATGGGGCACCACGGCCACCCTGAAACTGCCCATCTAG